From Ictalurus punctatus breed USDA103 chromosome 26, Coco_2.0, whole genome shotgun sequence:
GTTCAAATTTGGCTTGAACTAAAAATGATGTGGCTCTTCATTTCAAGTAGAATGACATAAAGTGTTATGAAATCTAAATTTGGCCATTTGTattattcataaacacacatccTGTTGTGCCAGAGCCTCCTGGCTAATGCTGGAGCAGTCAGACgattaagggtcttgctcaaggacagcTGTGTTAGGACAGGACGGTCCTGGCAGGTTgattacagaataaaaaaagaattgcaTCTTTTTAATTGTGGGCTTCTCTTTTGCGCATTAAGTTGAAGTGGTGTCCAGCTCCCTACCAGACGTGTACGTGGAAAAGCTGCTGGACTTTGTGGCTTCGTCTCTGGAGAAGTCCAGGCACCTGCATTTCTACCTTACCTGGGCGCACAATCTCCTCACCATACATGGGCAAAAGCTCAAGAACAAGTAAGAAGGACCAAGAGTACACATTTTTGTGCAGATCacagtttattttaattgttaaaACGTACTTATTTTCTAGCTAGCACGatcagaataataaaaaaatttttatagaCTATACAATAAACTTGACTTGTCGTATCAAGTAACCACAACCCACCCTACCAGGAATTAATTCTTAAATGCATTCCATTCCGCTTTGATGTGGAAAAACGTCACCATCTGTCTTTTATTTATGCTATATCTCAAATGGCTTCATGTGCATAATAGAACACTGTATGCCCAATAGAGTATGTATTTGAGATTTAGCTATAAAATAGAGTGACTCCAAATAAATGCCTGAAATGACCTACTTATATGTAATAGCTCTTTCGTTTATTTATGTAATGAACCTGTTGGTGCACCAGCCAAAAAACGAGAACATTGTTCATCTATCTGTCTAAGTTCAAGTGTTAATAGCTACCGATTTACTCATTTAATCATAAGGCAAATGGCGAGTGCTTACTGAAAATAACTACAGAATCTGTTAGAAAACTTTTCTACAGAGTTGTgcctttttaaatttaattagtTTATATGTAGTAATCACCATCATCGTTTTGTACATCGAGCGACCCAAAATGATTAGGAAACGTGCTTCAGTAGACTAGCATTGGAGGCCTGTGAATACGCcaaataattcaaataacatCGGAGTAGTAACTTTTGTCCAAGCCtttttcatgtttaaaatgGACAGATAGAAAAATTAAAATTCAGGTGCAACAGAACGCATAAAGAATGTGTTTATACATGCAGAGTGGCCCAGATTCCTGTCCATCCATACCCATACAGTGTGTATACACATCCATGAAATCATGTGCATATAACCTAGGATTAAACAAAACGGTTCAGTCTAACAAACAGCAAAATTAAATATTGTGCCATATTGTGACTGGATACGTGGAAAAATACCAAGTTAAGCACAATAAGCATATTACATTTAATACAATGTACAATAGTCCTTCTACTTACTTGCTgtatgcttgattttgctgaaaTAGCTAAAATGTGAAATGATGCTGTTGTCCTTAGCATTAATTTTTTGCAAATTTAACTAGCATATTTCATTGACAGGTCATCAGCAATACTCCCGACTATacagcagctgatgaagagCAGCCAGAAACACCACGATGACCTCTCCAAGCTGTGAGTCCAGAAACGCCACTGACACAAAACACATCAATTATAGTCCAGCTCTCAAAGGCTAGAGAGCATCCAGGCTCCAAGCTTTAATTTCATTAAGGACTAAACCAGAGGTTCTCAATCTGTTGTAACTAAAGAAccgcccctcactgaacagaacaGATGCAGTGGGAAAGCGAGACCTCacacttgcaggacagtactggcgatatttggaaagtcgctagatttgttgTTAGGCGCCCGCCCCCCAAAAcagttgctaaaggggtctgagaagttgctaagttggcaacactggtctgcactgactgTTACTAAAAAGGCAAGccaagctccgcctctccccagcaaaaagaaaataatttttccatttatgcacattctatttgaaaagcaataaaatgcaCGAGTACCCAAATGctgtcctgtgtttttttttcttttttttttttttttctggaaaacaAATTTGtgcccccttccgatctctccacaCCCCCCGGGTTGAGAACCATTGGCCTAAAGTATAGTGCATGCCAGTCATTTGTAGTtactagtattttttttttaaagtagattgttaatgctaaacacattatttgacaATTGAAGTCCAGTATTTAACCACTTAAACCAATGGCATTTTTCCCCAGCTGTGACTGGAACATGTACACTATTCGCTACGCCATGGCTCTGTCCAAACAGAGAGGGATGAAGAGGACGGCGACAGATTCCCTTTGTGAGGAAGACGAGGATTCTTCAGAGGTCATGAGTTCAGAGGATGAAGAGGTGGATATGATGATTGAGTGACTCATAGTGGAGAACTGACTGTAAAACTAGACTCCTATATGAAAAATAATCTGAACCAAGAACTGCAGGAAAAATAGGAAAGCTGGACTGGACCACTTTAAAGAATGGAGCGTTCTCTTCGGCCTGTTGAACACACGTACACCATCTGAACCTATTTATCATCTTTTATACATGTCGATAACAGTATTTACCATCAGTAattttatacagtacatgtttgtgtgtataacatgattaaaaatacttatctttttattttttcgtcTGTTACCATTTTCATTGTCACCTATATTTATGGATAAAGCGCCACCCCTTCTAGGCTGGCTGGACCCCTTGTTTTAGTTGGTCATCGGTTGGTGGCAGAATTTGAATTTAACTGACAGAAGAGTCAGTCTGTGCTCAAAGAAGGGGTACTCTGAAATTTCCATAATGCCAAAAGAAACAAATGTGATGTAGTTCATATGTTCATATGCATGCTTGCTAATTTTGTCATTAAggaaatgcttaaaaaaataaattaaaaagggTATGTCTTACCAGCACAGAGTCTTCCAAGAAGCAAACAAATTTGGCATGTTTGCTCCCTGGTAAAAAAGCTGAGACCAGCATAAaacatgtttctttcttttttcagaaaCTGCATCAGCAAGTTCGGCTAGTCTACCAAAACTATAGCAAATTTGTGAAGAAAGCTGTTTCTCTGAAATCAGAGAACTCAGAAAggataatatatattttttttttccactgtctTTTTAAACTAATGTTGGGTATAGTTTCTTccgcttgttttattttcagtttatttatatagtgcttctAACAACATACATTAGGCCTCATGTGccaagttgtgtgtaaatgttttcgtAGGCCAAACTAAAAATCCCTCTCCGATATGccacagttttgtttttgttcttaacGCTGATTGGAATCGTACTAAAAAGTATGCTGATGAATCACCTGTAAAGTGCAAAGCACATACATGGCATTTAGTGACatccacaaaactccataaaaggtcaagCTGAGAGCTGATAATACAAAATGGAGCCAAGAAAAGGAATTTCTCCGAGGTAGAATGGGAAGTTATTTTGATTCATGTCTACACCTTTaaaaaacaacgacaaaaaaaaaaaaacaatttagaaGCATAATGGCACCTGAAAAGGCTAAACTTAGACAACTTACACTTGTAAcatatcgtgttgccttcttgagcatcagtgaatgatTTTGTAATAGTATGAGTCCCTCGGGTGTCCTCAGTGTGTAAGTGTGATGGAGTTTGTAACTTTTGGTCCATTAAATTGAATGCTCAATTTCCACCACAAGATTCCTTTCACCTAATGGTAACATTGTGCACATTTTTTCTATGTCctcaacaaaaatgtttttaaaaaaagccatGTTAATGGGTTCTTTaagtaaacaagcaaacaaaaaaaatcataatttaTTGCATCACTCTAAATTACAGAAGCTCTGTGCTGTCACACATGGAAAAAAACACCAGCAGCATCTCATTATAACGAGAAAAATATTGAATCATTACAAgaaaatattgcattattacATCAATTTTACAAGATAAATGTGTTATAAAAGCGATGTGACTGATCATGTTTTTACAATACATCCTATTAGTCACATTTTACTTCACACTCGGCTTAAACCGCAATAGCTCATTTCCATTCATTTCTGAGCAAAATGCTAGTAGCAATATAAAAAGGTGTGGAAAAAATTTGCTCCCAAACTtgattttagaaataaaaatgctttaacTTATAAAAAATGAGCCAGACCTCTTCGGCATTGTGTTATTTCTAGCTGATCAACTTGAACGGCATGGGAAACTTCATGGTCATAAATTACAGCATTCATTGGGTCATTCATTTTAGTGTACTAAGCATGGGATTTGCTTGCTACTTTCAGATTCAAATTAGAAATAATGAGCTAACAAAAGCAGCTATTTAAGTATCCATGTTAGATAAGTTATATGCTTATATTTAAAGCTAACAGACAATTATGGGGttagttttgtatttatttatttataagtaaaaAGATTTCATTTACATAGTCTCCATGTTGACATCAACTGTGAAGCAGTATGTCTTATAACCAGCTAGCCTAGTGGCGCATGCCTAAATGGTCTTGGTAGACTTCAGAGcgacaagaaagaaaaaagcttcaAAATCTGAAACTTTGTTGTTCTCCCGATCTTGTGctagaaaaatgttaaattcCTGCACAGTGAAGTCTAGGTTTCTGAGAATATCTTCAACATTTGCTTTGCTTATTTTGAGGCAGGAGAAACGGATTTGATCAACACAGTAGAACGTCTCTCCTAAAACCCCAACCATCACCAGAGCTCCACCTGGACGAAGCAGCTTTGCCACTCTACACAACGCATCTCTGTAAGATTGTAGGTCTTTACACGCTGCCTCAAGACATAGGGATGTTATCACACACTCTGCTGGTTCAATGCTCTCTggatagaaaatattttctgagAGGACGTTACATTTCAGCACTTGTTTCACCCGCTGTCTCAGTTTCACTTCCACGTCCGAGGAGCTGGAGGAACAGAGTAGAAACTTAATTATGTGGCCATCGTAGTATATTATaataagtttattttattattaatttacttttatgattattagtttattattagtagcaTTAGTATCAGGGTAATTCTACAATTGTTGTATcaaactgttttttgttgttgagtttttacttcattttaatatatttaaaatggcaTAAATTTCTAGATAAAGAAAAGACTTTAAGTGCAACACGTTTGTTTATCAGTGGTGTTACAAGTATTTAAAAGTAAACATGTTTAGTTTGGGCTATTTCTGGTTTGAGGATTATCTGATTGAAAGCTATGGATATAACAGTTTGATTCACACCGCT
This genomic window contains:
- the zgc:64002 gene encoding nicotinamide N-methyltransferase; this encodes MTESSRFTEADYYQACFDSRAYMNNFYCRPEGHSEEKNYLTFVLGCLSRTFSTGQYKGRSLIEVGSGPTIHTVISACEHFEELVLSDFVDKNREEIRKWVQNEEGCFDWKPIIEYVCEMDGKSSSDVEVKLRQRVKQVLKCNVLSENIFYPESIEPAECVITSLCLEAACKDLQSYRDALCRVAKLLRPGGALVMVGVLGETFYCVDQIRFSCLKISKANVEDILRNLDFTVQEFNIFLAQDRENNKVSDFEAFFFLVALKSTKTI